A stretch of Besnoitia besnoiti strain Bb-Ger1 chromosome III, whole genome shotgun sequence DNA encodes these proteins:
- a CDS encoding hypothetical protein (encoded by transcript BESB_044010), with protein MHRTSQPRRFACRSSASSAASLMPALCAAPSVAGFPLDGPGTRPAFPPSSRVMPEGVEVDAGERKEKDGMAVARRKSPRHSEASGSTTATPRQGFPLSSGVRPSPRPGSLLRRASFSDAEEEGREAGGSTASSRETLPRSQCAEDVWLSMARFAGACVPPAPADSVWRGPAAPPLGDGADAEGGENRCALPRAPSSLSLSSADATVSPFEPEAAFARLATPARRSQSASSWGGGRSFTRRHFPPSNSIVLMASPGSSLSTSLAEETSRETCDDGPRREAAPVKTQALNPTASPPWGGPDVSSSCGSPRYAAFPSASRSSSSASSSFLAPSVYSEEAASPASAPLRKLRVASGRSASVLHRASSLADGPLSCGRLEDVAMRSDAGSLSRAAAHLVGAQRDQLRRPQGLASESTRSFEAPQFDGGRRVLSSASRVSSKVSASSVGVLSTRKPGSLVCLGGGLVGIFQGDTSPGILSCSSFSSSSHSPLSSSSTSSPLASPCHALQTSSSSASSAASQAGFSRSAAARPSSQAPRASTEALRVALSRASFRNQGGATAALSLSLSPGAVSPASSSLSSPRSCASRRGRRRHQESFGALPPLVADRLTGTASSLASSRLSSFSRCSSVVLLPRVEDSARAVFSSSRVHAAVRPGDAGDDDDAFALVLPPSPATLRALEEKEKETRGEASELEAPRGKTERSGFFKRKTKTKDGADNSPSSSRHDANAPAAGPYDEEEAAVPRRGLLRNLVSRRRVDKSRSLSEAAAAQPSHAAAETSPPAIAAKGEPEMFRSLPSSSPARGRSDAPPREAQEPGRAEGGEATSYGNPFEEGSLADESGDVAAPPRPSAASPGLSELTPVGLPPRAREMGAIKPALKRTERSEGGASRPRAISFGLPAGRGASAAEDDEEDFTQGGDARGAGAASASADRRRSTRQPPNDGGGGRRRRGSGRAQRILRRGGNMHGAQSATTGARGAGRAGGRTRAMSVFTVEGDDDGGAERARMSSFCSEPRQETRLTGRAPRPLGERWDSRDPFHGAARVRDGEPLQLEDIPTSPSYLFTQASTLQQRLELPPAEFFNLKVDVQRQRSVFPRRWVAETMLVHQSLLLFCRSLRPLCVRVMIPLSNIQAVTGLDVNLREKERRKAAKRGWRLKVSHTERIDRGAGKVFDVIFRVAEEKQMLAWVDRLTLYANKWRLRPSVPELLYRPPCQEQLAEVSEDVQRAALTLLTQRLFFALRAATLSHFRLFFFNARLVALAKRGKEREVKIQSEALAACDAAREREGARRLQGVLERKLRQAFADLRQQSERIHLHTQQTKRFSAAVALLEREEEAVAAHITQWRRKALASPLSAALARRMHWAFSQLALSAKLGRAKEKQKRAGAAFLEDVLRRCRDARLRAALLSLEKQKLRRAAQEKRLTQLVEKMTRHNLALAWRQLMLVAFQATKRAESRAIKAKGLVLETFLLAAEKRRMIDAFFRLREHTHAARHEEGATFENMQQVNTALQAAYARIPRQRGALVLAALARKAQTSRLSSAFAQWRGRVRREGQCAQALRNIQRTLQRKELRMKQAGFFALLRRGCLAGERDCQKRAAARLLCASVFLPSRRAAGGAWRRLVSHTSEGKFERELKALFILEKLRRRRLQGFFTQLQREVACGRDLRVFLRTHVLQAFVHVLSMHRVKLLSLAFQRLRTVCGFAELRLRPGFSSDSRWCLADESFTEKALFDPFLPPLAAGEAAVSSLEAPVFAPHGVDLPLHGAAAGRPLDAGRAGSSHLLHSASLPLPTKQPLSASLASSSSTPRGASASLSPAARDARATDWMPGPAELATEKLRELLQLSVELLSHQKRLFSSPVDSQLSQPRSPAVVTRNSALRAEGAVDWLCERLEREDARAARAWRGDETTWEGGDACEEPERAARGAGAARLSGECMQPLAEGSCASPVSFLLPRGVADERGDQVRGHEPFSSFITGSLRAASSAASPVSFAAGKDAVLPPQARVPPADDTLLFSWHANRFAAPANELSLSSAQGVDTSAPVGGRGGTFVAGDFVAPSPTHDARLFERGSPASRVAAPAGILIFEDSAEEILARCEKERRVAARIEALAAEDRFYAQEREVDALIHTLDGQRLLARAPLAPARLSAMEAVRPSAFSATPPGSLSPSHFGGYRAFADTAGALVGGEGLRDCKPSEMEKCERRTRLCGAVLDPLCFCCPSAAAPREKEQALQTSPSAASHVYATASGVTRASPSLSASRVHCSESSQEGTGSDAPSICELPIDAAAASASFATTRKARLLPAPGSLPESLAPPRGQAMGKTRERELSRGGVGGVPALREKREGEEEEQGGGRELKEAHLERRGEGRVWKYKDEEEAS; from the exons ATGCACCGCACTTCTCAGCCTCGTCGCTTCGCGTGTcgttcttctgcttcctccgctgcttcgTTGATGCCTGcactctgcgcggcgccgagcgtcgCGGGGTTCCCTCTTGACGGCCCAGGCACTCGCCCAGCCTTTCCGCCGTCGAGCAGGGTGATGCCCGAGGGGGTCGAGGtggacgccggcgagcgcaAGGAGAAGGACGGGATGGCGGTGGCGCGGCGCAAGAGTCCGCGGCACAGCGAAGCGAGCGGCAGCACaaccgcgacgccgcgtcagggtttccctctctcttcggGCGTGAgaccgtctccgcggcctggctcgcttctccggcgcgcctccttttcagatgcagaggaagaaggccgcgaagcGGGCGGCTCGACCGCTTCGTCGCGTGagacgctgcctcgctcccAATGTGCAGAGGACGTGTGGCTGTCTATGGCGCGTTTTGCGGGCGCGTGTGTGCCTCCTGCGCCCGCAGACAGCGTGTGGCGCGgtcctgccgcgccgccgctgggggATGGAGCAGatgcagaaggcggagagaaCAGGTGCGCGCTGCCCAGAGCGCCTTCGAGCTTGTCTCTTTCCTCGGCAGATGCGACGGTGTCGCCATTCGAACCAgaggcggccttcgcgcggctcgcgacgcccgcgcgcagatcgcagtctgcctcttcctggGGGGGTGGGCGCTCCTTCACACGGCGCCACTTTCCTCCCTCGAACAGCATCGTCCTGATGGCCTCTCCAggctcctcgctctccactTCACTTGCAGAAGAGACTTCGCGAGAGACCTGCGACGACGGCCCCAGACGAGAGGCCGCACCCGTCAAAACACAGGCGCTCAACCCCACTGCAAGTCCACCGTGGGGAGGCCCCGATGTGTCCTCCTCCTGCGGTTCGCCGCGCTACGCGGCGTttccttccgcgtcgcgctcgtcttccagcgcgtcgtcttcctttcTCGCCCCGTCTGTGTACTCCGAAGAagccgcgtctcccgcctccgctcctctgcgaaagctgcgcgtggcgagcGGGCGATCGGCGTCTGTCCTTCAtcgcgcttcctccctcgcagACGGGCCTCTTTCCTGTGGGCGGTTGGAAGACGTAGCGATGCGCAGCGACGCTGGAAgcctcagccgcgcggcagcgcatctcgtgggcgcgcagcgcgaccaACTCCGAAGGCCGCAGGGGCTCGCGAGCGAGTCTACCCGATCGTTTGAGGCGCCGCAGTTcgacggcggccggcgcgtgcTGTCGTCCGCATCGCGCGTGTCCTCAAAAGTCTCGGCGTCGAGTGTCGGGGTGTTGAGCACGCGGAAGCCTGGTTCGCTTGTGTGTTTgggcggaggcctcgtcgGCATCTTCCAGGGCGACACTTCGCCAGGCATCTTGTCTTgctcgtccttctcctcctcctcgcacTCTCccctctcgtcgtcttctaccagctcgccgctcgcctctccgtgccacgcgctgcagacatcttcctcgtctgcgtcgtctgccgcctcgcaggcgggattttcgcgctcggcggcagcgcggccttcgtcgcaGGCCCCTAGGGCTTCaacagaggcgctgcgcgtcgcgttgTCGCGCGCATCCTTCCGCAACCAAGGgggcgccaccgccgcgttgtcgctgtcgctctcgccgggGGCGGTGTCGCCTGCATCGTCTTCACTGTCTTCACCGCGCTCCTGCGCTTcgaggagaggccgcagacgccatCAGGAGTCGTTTGGCGCACTCCCGCCGCTCGTCGCGGATCGGCTAACGGGCACGGCCTCGtccctcgcgtcgtcgcggctgtCGTCTTTTTCGCGTTGTTCGTCTGTGGTGCTGCTCCCGAGGGTTGAggactccgcgcgcgcggtctTCTCGTCCTCTCGAGTCCACGCGGCCGTGAGaccgggcgacgcaggcgacgacgacgacgcgttTGCACTCGTGCTGCCGCCAtcgcccgcgacgctgcgggcgctggaagagaaggagaaggaaacgcgcggagaagcgtcGGAGCTCGAGGCACCACGTGGCAAGACGGAGAGATCCGGCTTTTtcaagagaaaaacgaagaccAAGGATGGAGCCGACAactcgccctcgtcctcgcggcacgacgcgaacgcgccggccgccggtccgtacgacgaagaggaggcggcggtgccgcgccgcggcctcctgcggAATTTggtctcgcggcggcgggtcgACAAGAGTCGTTCGCTGtctgaagccgcggcggcgcagcccagccacgcagccgcagagaccaGCCCGCCAGCTATTGCAGCGAAAGGCGAGCCGGAGATGTTTAGGAGCTTGCCGTCTTCAtcgccggcgcgagggcgaagtgacgcgccgccgcgcgaggcgcaggagccaGGTCGCgctgagggaggcgaagcgacgagTTACGGAAACCCATTCGAAGAAGGTTCGTTGGCGGACGAGAGCGGAGATGTGGCAGCTCCGCCAcggccctccgcggcgtcacCGGGTCTCAGCGAGTTGACGCCCGTcgggcttccgccgcgcgcgcgagagatgGGAGCGATCAAGCCCGCGCTGAAGCGCACAGAGAGATctgagggcggcgcctcgcgcccgcgcgcgatTTCCTTCGGCCTGCCtgcgggtcgcggcgcctctgcggcggaggacgacgaagaggattTCACTCAAGGCGGTGACGCGCGgggagcaggcgccgcgagtgcgTCAGCGGATCGAAGGAGGTCGACG agacagccgccgaacgacggcggaggcgggcgacgccgacgaggaagcggacgCGCCCAGCGCATTCTTCGCCGGGGGGGGAACATGCACGGCGCGCAGTCCGCCacgacaggcgcgcgcggcgcagggcgcgccggGGGTCGAACGCGCGCCATGTCGGTCTTCACCGttgagggcgacgacgacggcggagcggagagagcgcggaTGAGCTCCTTCTGCTCAGAGCCGAGGCAAGAGACGAGGCTGACCGGACGCGCACCGCGCCCGCTGGGCGAGAGATGGGACTCCCGTGACCCCTTCCACGGTGCGGCCCGcgtccgcgacggcgagccccTTCAGCTGGAAGATATTCCCACGTCGCCTTCCTACCTCTTCACGCAGGCCtcgacgctgcagcagcgcctcgagctgccgccggcaGAGTTCTTCAACCTCAAG GTCGACGtgcagcgacagcgcagcgtttttccgcggcgctgggtCGCTGAGACGATGCTTGTGCATCAgagtctccttctcttctgccgctcgctgcggcctctctgcgtccgcgtcaTGATTCCGCTCTCCA ACATTCAGGCAGTGACCGGGCTCGACGTAAATctgcgagagaaggagagacgaaaggccgcgaagcgcggctggcggctgaAGGTTTCGCACACGGAGCGCATCGACAGGGGCGCCGGCAAGGTCTTTGACGTGATTTTCAGAGTagcagaggagaagcaaATGCTCGCCTGGGTCGACCGACTGACGCTCTACGCGAACAAATGGAG GCTGCGCCCGTCCGTTCCCGAGCTGCTGTATCGGCCGCCATGCCAGGAGCAGTTGGCGGAGGTCTCCGAGGAcgtccagcgcgccgcgctcacTCTGCTgacgcagcgcctcttcttcgcgttgcgcgccgcgacgctgtcGCACTTTCGGCTCTTTTTCTTCAACGCTCGACTAGTGGCGCTGGCGAAGCGCgggaaggagcgcgaggtCAAGATCCAGAGTGAAGCCTTGGCTGcgtgcgacgcggcgcgagagcgcgagggcgcgcgccggctgcagggCGTTCTGGAGAGGAAGCTGCGCCAAGCGTTCGCGGATTTGCGTCAACAGAGCGAGCGAATTCACCTCcacacgcagcagacgaaaCGCTTCtcagcggccgtcgcgctgctggagcgcgaggaagaggccgtcgccgcccacATCACGCAGTGGCGGCGGAAAGCGctggcctcgccgctctcggccgcgctcgcgcgccgcatgcatTGGGCTTTCTCGCAACTCGCGCTTTCCGCAAAGCTCGGAAGAGCcaaggagaagcagaaacgcgcgggcgcagcctTCCTCGAGGACGTGCTGCGCAggtgcagagacgcgcgcctccgcgccgcccttctcAGCCTCGAAAAGCAAAaactccgccgcgcggctcagGAGAAGCGCCTCACGCAACTCGTCGAGAAGATGACGAGACACAacctcgctctcgcgtggCGACAGCTCATGCTTGTCGCGTTTCAAGCGACAAAGCGCGCCGAAAGCCGCGCAATCAAGGCGAAGGGTCTCGTGCTGGAAACCTTCCTCTTggcagcggagaagcgccgcatGATTGACGCCTTCTTCAGACTGCGGgagcacacacacgcagcgagACACGAAGAAGGAGCCACATTCGAAAACATGCAGCAG GTCAacacggcgctgcaggcggcctACGCACGCATCCCtcgacagagaggcgcgttggtgctggcggcgctcgcgcggaaggcccAGACGTCGCGGCTGtccagcgccttcgctcaatggcgcgggcgcgtgcgccgagaAGGGCAGTGCGCGCAGGCTTTGAGGAATATCCAGAGGACGCTACAGCGGAAGGAACTCAGAATGAAGCAAGCAGGATTCTTCGCACTCCTCCGCCGGGGCTGCctggctggcgagcgcgactGCCAAAAG agagccgcagcgagacTTTTGTGTGCGAGTGTCTTCctgccctcgcggcgcgcggcaggaggcgcgtggaggaggcTGGTGTCGCACACGTCAGAGGGCAAGTTCGAGCGCGAGCTGAAAGCTCTTTTCATCCTCGAAAAACTCAG aCGTCGCCGACTTCAGGGCTTCTTCACGCAGCTTCAGCGCGAGGTTGCGTGCGGGCGCGATCTTCG CGTTTTCCTGAGGACTCACGTCTTGCAGGCGTTTGTGCATGTTCTGTCGATGCACCGCGTCAAGCTGCTTTCTCTCGCATTCCAACGCCTTCGCAccgtctgcggcttcgccgaACTTCGCCTGAGGCCAGGCTTCTCGAGCGACTCCCGGTGGTGCCTCGCGGACGAGAGCTTcacggagaaggcgctgtTTGACCCGTTTcttccccccctcgccgccggagaGGCTGCGGTTTCCTCTTTGGAGGCGCCTGTCTTCGCTCCGCATGGGGTAGATCTCCCGCTTCatggtgctgctgctgggcgTCCACTCGACGCGGGGCGCGCCGGTTCTTCGCATCTGCTTCactccgcttctctcccgcTGCCAACGAAGCAGCCGTTGTCCGCTTCActtgcctcctcgtcttcgacgccgcgcggcgcatcagcgtcgctgtcgcctgcggcgagggaTGCCAGAGCGACTGACTGGATGCCAGGGCCTGCGGAGCTCGCGACGGAGAAGTTGCGAgagcttctgcagctctccGTCGAGCTCCTCAGCCACCAGAAGCGGCTGTTTTCCTCTCCGGTTGATTCCCAGctctcgcagccgcggagccccGCCGTCGTGACGCGCAACTCCGCGCTgcgtgcggagggcgccgtgGATTGGCTCTGCGAACGCcttgagagagaagacgcgcgcgccgccagggcctggagaggcgacgagacgACCTGGGAGGGGGGCGACGCGTGCGAGGAGCCCGaaagagccgcgagaggagccggcgccgcgaggctctctGGCGAGTGTATGCAGCCTCTCGCCgagggcagctgcgcgtctccggtGTCAtttctgctgccgcgcggagtcgcagacgagcgaggcgaccaGGTGCGCGGACACGAACCGTTTTCTTCGTTCATCACCGGTTcgcttcgcgcggcctcttcggcggcgtcgccagtTTCGTTCGCGGCGGGCAAAGACGCCGTGCttccgcctcaggcgcggGTGCCCCCTGCCGACGACACGCTGCTCTTTTCGTGGCACGCGAACCGATTCGCGGCGCCAGCCAACGAGTTGTCCCTCTCGTCCGCGCAGGGCGTCGACACCTCCGCGCCCgtgggaggccgcggaggcacgtTCGTCGCGGGCGACTTTGTGGCACCGTCGCCGACgcacgacgcgcgcctcttcgagcGGGGCTCTCCCGCGAGCCGCgttgcggcgcccgcgggcatTCTCATCTTCGAAGACTCGGCGGAGGAAATCCTTGCCCGATGCGAAAAGGAGCGACGCGTTGCGGCGCGCATCGAGGCCTTGGCGGCTGAGGACCGGTTCTACGCACAGGAAAGAG aggTGGACGCGCTGATCCACACCCTCGACGggcagcgcctgctcgcgcgtgcgccgctcgcgcccgcgcgtctgTCGGCAATGGAAGCTGTTCGTCCCTCGGCGTTTTCCGCGACGCCCCCGgggtctctctctccttcgcacTTTGGAGGCtaccgcgccttcgccgacaccgcgggcgcgctggtGGGCGGCGAGGGGCTTCGCGACTGCAAGCCGAGCGAGATGGAGAAGTGCGAACGCCGCACCAGGCTCTGTGGAGCCGTGCTTGATCCACTGTGTTTCTGCTGcccgtctgccgccgcgccgcgcgagaaggagcaaGCTCTCCAGacctcgccctctgctgcgtcgcacgTCTACGCGACCGCCTCGGGGGTgactcgcgcgtcgccgtcgctctccgcctctcgggTTCACTGTTCCGAGTCCTCGCAGGAAGGCACGGGGAGCGACGCGCCCTCGATCTGCGAGCTTCCCatcgacgcggccgccgcctcggcttcgttcgcgacgacgcgcaaaGCGAGACTCCTGCCGGCGCCCGGCTCGCTCCCCGAGTCTCTGGCCCCCCCCCGTGGGCAGGCG ATGGGAAAGACGCGGGAGCGAGAGCTCTCGAGAGGAGGCGTCGGTGGCGTGCCAGCGCTGCGGGAGAaacgagagggagaggaagaggaacaaggaggagggcgcgaatTAAAGGAGGCTCAcctcgagcggcgcggcgaggggagAGTATGGAAGTACAAGgatgaggaggaggcgagctgA
- a CDS encoding EGF family domain-containing protein (encoded by transcript BESB_044020), producing MVKRSFERCRKAGPFFAGCWLLGSTTALLLCMALRGSDKTQLALTDELQEASEHSFTQADAQGFWACRMSRLDGACGSRSYVEDGQTIVHASCPSNMCCSTTYCARLGQCGRWCSTNWVFCSTAIVYDRTFSYGGNCSCGQQGGKCGGNAHCRDRLSPGGEYSVSARKAIR from the coding sequence ATGGTGAAGCGAAGTTTTGAACGGTGCCGCAAGGCGGGGCCGTTCTTCGCAGGCTGCTGGCTCCTCGGCAGCACAACTGCTCTGCTGCTGTGTATGGCTCTTAGGGGGAGCGACAAAACGCAGCTAGCCCTGACCGATGAGCTCCAAGAAGCGAGCGAGCATTCCTTCACGCAAGCGGACGCCCAGGGCTTCTGGGCGTGCCGCATGTCTAGACTCGACGGCGCGTGCGGGAGCCGTTCCTACGTCGAGGATGGACAGACGATCGTGCACGCCTCATGTCCCTCCAACATGTGTTGCAGTACAACCTACTGCGCGAGACTGGGTCAGTGTGGCAGGTGGTGTTCAACGAATTGGGTCTTCTGCAGCACAGCTATCGTGTACGACAGAACGTTCAGTTACGGTGGAaactgcagctgcggccagCAGGGCGGGAAGTGCGGCGGCAACGCACACTGCCGAGATCGGCTCTCCCCGGGGGGGGAGTATTCTGTGAGTGCAAGGAAGGCTATAAGGTGA
- a CDS encoding microneme protein MIC8 (encoded by transcript BESB_044030), whose product MLPCVEFGANCKPGTCQADSAAVKGYSCKCPQGHTLEKGPGGEARCELTACGKFGKNCGVGTCIDDASDTQSYQCKCPPGFMSVKGNSGPTCEPTPCSKYGENCGVGSCVNDLSQSHGYTCKCPRGYLLAKGKAGPTCDPTACTKFGKSCGVGSCIDDASESSGYRCSCPSGYVSKVGASGPVCAERACRVFGRKCGVGDCVEDEEARNGYRCKCPPGYFALPGPDGSLCTRTPCSVYGKNCGDGRCVDDLRAAHGYRCECLPGYTMTQTADPANPSGGFAVCSRDPCSGNPCVWGTCRPKALGGGYTCVCPSGTMKVYRGGKPRCYHRLS is encoded by the coding sequence ATGTTGCCTTGCGTTGAATTCGGAGCCAACTGTAAGCCAGGCACATGCCAGGCTGACAGCGCGGCGGTCAAAGGGTATAGTTGTAAGTGCCCGCAGGGACACACCCTCGAAAAAGGGCCTGGCGGCGAGGCTAGATGTGAGCTGACTGCGTGCGGCAAATTCGGAAAAAACTGTGGCGTCGGAACGTGCATAGATGACGCAAGCGACACCCAGAGCTACCAGTGCAAGTGCCCGCCCGGATTCATGTCCGTCAAGGGGAACTCGGGGCCTACATGCGAGCCGACCCCGTGCAGCAAGTATGGAGAGAACTGTGGAGTCGGATCGTGCGTGAATGATTTGTCCCAGAGTCACGGGTACACGTGCAAGTGCCCACGTGGATACTTGCTCGCCAAGGGGAAAGCGGGGCCTACATGCGATCCGACGGCGTGCACGAAGTTTGGAAAGAGCTGTGGAGTCGGCTCTTGCATCGATGATGCATCCGAAAGCAGTGGTTACAGGTGCTCCTGTCCATCGGGCTACGTGAGTAAAGTAGGCGCGTCGGGGCCCGTATGTGCGGAGCGGGCTTGCCGTGTGTTTGGCAGAAAGTGTGGAGTTGGAGACTGCGtagaggacgaggaggcgcgcaatGGTTACCGCTGCAAGTGCCCGCCGGGCTACTTTGCTCTTCCTGGACCTGACGGGTCTCTATGCACAAGGACCCCCTGTTCTGTGTATGGAAAAAACTGCGGGGACGGAAGGTGCGTCGATGATCTGCGTGCGGCTCACGGGTACCGGTGTGAATGCCTTCCTGGATATACCATGACTCAAACGGCCGACCCAGCCAATCCAAGCGGAGGATTCGCAGTGTGTTCTCGAGACCCGTGTAGCGGAAATCCGTGCGTTTGGGGTACATGCCGGCCGAAAGCCCTAGGGGGCGGATACACGTGCGTATGCCCCTCGGGAACCATGAAAGTCTATCGAGGAGGGAAGCCGAGATGCTACCATCGATTGTCATAG
- a CDS encoding hypothetical protein (encoded by transcript BESB_044040) — protein MEAENVKAAKGDRPTSLEPGALRPTAQTCHSTGVVLFLLARDSSGTLKDLDCPRSTPRKVPLTADGPWLHNCMSHCCHWSGEAVQILQRQSIKGLTRACQTRKTLHNLLRLAGSPYVDPESFQKMKAFFRLVLILGLLAVATRAVAQDAEEVELKNEGDEGSDPLDVAPESEDADDGEDHADDPQEEGENEDDGDDGEDHADDPQEEGENEDDGDDGDSAEKEDSQDDDKEEYKEDDKDAADEDKEDDKDTADEDKEDDTDADEGKEDDEEADEDDSQEGDKDDQDDSRPLLGVPIIECDCETNRLRTTGAPCSCEGLFREAVHSSLEPSQGLHGVVLGQHPASGLFRQSVSGRQRLLGIGIGFGRGYGSGWGYPGYGYPGYGYGYGYPGYGYGYPGYGWGGYGPGVGFGIYF, from the exons ATGGAGGCTGAGAACGTGAAAGCCGCTAAGGGTGACCGCCCGACGAGTCTCGAACCCGGCGCCCTACGCCCGACAGCGCAGACGTGCCACTCGACAGGTGTGGTGCTCTTCCTTCTTGCGAGGGACAGCTCAGGAACCCTGAAGGATTTAGACT GCCCGCGTTCGACGCCCCGAAAAGTGCCGTTGACAGCCGACGGCCCCTGGCTTCACAATTGCATGAGTCACTGTTGCCATTGGTCG GGGGAGGCAGTCCAAATCCTGCAGAGGCAAAGTATCAAAGGTCTAACTCGAGCATGCCAAACGAGGAAAACTCTTCACAATCTCCTCCGGTTAGCCGGCAGCCCATATGTTG ACCCCGAGTCCTTTCAGAAGATGAAAGCCTTCTTCAGACTGGTTTTGATTCTTGGCCTCTTGGCCGTGGCTACCAGAGCCGTCGCACAAGATGCTGAAGAG GTTGAGTTAAAGAatgaaggagacgaaggcagcgaccCGCTAGACGTTGCACCGGAGTCCGAGGACGCTGATGATGGTGAAGACCACGCAGACGACccgcaggaggagggagaaaacgaggacgacggTGATGATGGTGAAGACCACGCAGACGACccgcaggaggagggagaaaacgaggacgacggTGATGATGGTGACAgcgccgagaaggaagaTAGTCAGGATGACGATAAGGAAGAATATAAAGAGGACGACAAGGATGCAGCAGATGAAGATAAAGAGGACGACAAGGATACAGCAGATGAAGATAAAGAGGACGACACTGATGCAGATGAAGGCAAAGAGGACGATGAGGAGGCGGATGAAGATGACAGCCAAGAGGGTGATAAAGATGACCAGGACGATTCGCGGCCCTTGCTTGGCGTGCCCATCATAGAGTGCGACTGCGAGACGAATCGCCTACGCACAACAGGTGCGCCGTGCTCATGTGAAGGCCTCTTCAGGGAAGCCGTGCACAGCAGCCTCGAGCCGTCCCAAGGACTCCATGGAGTCGTCCTCGGGCAACATCCGGCGAGTGGCCTCTTCAGACAAAGCGTCTCCGGTCGACAGCGACTTCTAGGGATTGGCATCGGGTTCGGCCGGGGATACGGCTCCGGTTGGGGCTATCCTGGCTACGGGTATCCTGGCTACGGCTACGGCTACGGCTACCCCGGCTATGGCTACGGCTACCCTGGCTACGGCTGGGGCGGCTACGGCCCTGGCGTTGGTTTCGGCATCTATTTCTAA